Sequence from the Temnothorax longispinosus isolate EJ_2023e chromosome 6, Tlon_JGU_v1, whole genome shotgun sequence genome:
ATTGCCGGTAGGGGTTGGCGGCCCTGACTTCAATCGCCCGGTCGGCCGGGACCGTTAGGAGGGAGTTTCTACTCCTCCCGCCGGCCTAGAGGAAGGAAAACCTCGATAAAAAACCGTGGGGTGGGTCTCGAATCGCTCGaccattgcacgccggtgctccggcgGGTCGGGGGATTCGGACCCGTCATGGGGGGAGCGGGCCTCTCTCGTCCATTGCACGCTGGTGCTCCGGCGGGGCGGGAGAGGTTTCGCTGGGGTCTCTTTGGGGATCCAGGGTGGGAGGTCCTCACCTCCGAGGCGGGCAGGGATGTCGTCTCGCTGAGGAGGTGGGATGACCCTCGTCTCGTTAcccattgcacgccggtgctccggcaggGGAGACGGGGGTAACCCTCTTTCAGGAGTCCCTGTACGTGGTGCAGGGACGACCGGAGGGGAGGCCCGTGTTGGAGACTCGCACACCAGGGACGTGGTCCCACGGTGTCTCCAACACGGAGGGCAGTCCCGAGCCGCTCCGACGTATTCGGAGGCCGGGGTCGGGCTGCCTGGGTGGGAGACCCGTCGGGCCGCTGGGACATACTCCCAGGTCGGGGCCGGCGGGTCTGGTCGCCGGACGTAAGGGCCGATGACGCGCGGATGTGCCCGTTGGTGGCGTCGGCGGTGAGGCCTTgttcttcctctcttctcgCGCGCGACGGGGGCCGGGATCGAGTTCGCTCGGCCGGTGCTGGGATCGAGCCTCGGCTCGGCCGGCTCCCCTCGTCGTGCGTGGGTGGGGGGGGGTGGGGTCTCAGGCGTCGGCGTTGATCGGCGGGCGTGGCCTCACGGGTCGGGGGCGGCTTCCTGGAAACCTCCGGGGAGGCGTCCTCGATACGGGTTTGGCGAACCCGGGGATACCCGAGCTCGGGCAGGCTGGGCTCGTTAGCCGTGGTGGGCAACCAGCCTAGGGGAAGGATACCCCGAAGTGAAACCACCAAAAAGTTTCATGAAAAGTATGTcgacgaagaagaaaaactcCCTGGGGTCGGGTCCCAGGGGTCGGCGTGTCGGCGGGGGTACTGTCCcggccccccccccccacgtCGTCAACAAGCAACGGGCTGCCCGTGGTGTTGCCGGCGAGCACCACGGGGGAACATGTGATCGCTGATGGTGGGAAGCTCAGCGCCATTCCTAGGGTCGTTGTGAGAAAGCTCACAAGCCTGAAGTGCGCCAAAGAGAAAGCCACCTTGAGTCAGTCTCAGGGTAAGATCCCTGGACCTCAGGGTGCGAACTCCTCTAAGAGTGGAACCGGATCGGGTCACGTCAGCACAATTGCTGACCTGATTAGAAAGAAACGCGAGACGGATAGCCTGGCGGAGAGGGCTGACGACTTCCTCGCCAGGGATGTCCTCGCAGATGTCCGGACAACGAGTCTTCCGGAAAATGACGACGTCGACATGGCGTCAGTATTATCGACTGACTGCGAATTGAATCAACAATCGGGGAGGACCAGCCAGGCATCGTCGGTCACCCACAGCTCCAGGATCCCCACCAAGATACAAGATGGAGAGGGGGGGGCGGGGGTGGCCGACCACCACAGGGGCCTATGAAGAGAAGAAGGTAAGGCTGGCCAAGAGGGAACTGGAGAAGATCCAAAGGCAGATCAGGGATCTTCAGGATCCTTCCGTGGCTCCCGATCTGAGTAGGAGCCGCAAGGCCAGAGAGAAGAAACTCCTCGAGGAGTTGAGAATGGCTCCCTCGGCGGAGTTGCCCAATAAAATCATCGAGGCGGTCCGCGTCGTGGACAAGGTGTGCGCCACGGCACAGAGGATCAAGGGTACCGATCAAAAGGGCCTAAAAGAGGCTGCAGCCACCATCACCGCTGCAATCACCCATATGATCAAACGAACGGGACCGGACACTGTGGCAGCCAACGAGGTTATGTTTGACGAGCTTCGTGTGGAAGTGGCTGCTCTTCGAGAAGAGAACGCGCGGCTTCGGGAACAAATGAACGAGCTCAGGGAATCCCGAAGCAAGGCACTAAGTGTTCCGAGTGGAAACAACACAGCGAGGATCGATTCGGAGAACAGTGGCTTCGATCAGGATATTGGACACAAGATCCAAACCAGGAGgaggaaaaacaaaaaagtaatCATCCCTGATTCTTCGGGGGAGGAGTCTGGTGACTCATACATCGCCGAGACCGACGAAGGTCGCGACAAAGTAAGGTCTGAGGAAAATCGTCTAAGGATTTTAGACGAAATTAGACGGGAAGGTATGCCCCCAGTAACGAGACCGTCATTGAGGGGGATAGGCCCCATGGTGCTCGAGAAGGAGGTTTTGCCGTGCGGCCCCACTGAAGAAAACTCTATGGAGGCCAGGATTCGCGACGCCCTGTCGGGCCAGATGCAGGAGTTGTTCAGGCAATTTACAGCCAGCCTAGCGACGATGCCTGGGCGGACGGTAGATCCAATGCCCCAAAAAGATAGAGGGGCTGGTGCGCTAAAGTCCAAAATGGATGGGGGCGCATCGGCAACTCCTGGCAAGGACAAACAGAACATCGGAGAAAAAAGAGGCGACAAGAAGACGAACTCAAGTTCAGTCTCAACCTCTAAAGCGAAGGCATCAACCGGTGGCCCCGGTAACACCGATAAAGCGGCAACTCCGGTTCTGACACCCCCAAAGCCCAAGGCCGATGCGGAGGCCCAACCTAACAGTTGGGCAACCGTGGTCAAACGGGGCAAGAAGGGCCGAGGCGGAAGCGAGCCCGTCGCTAGTCCGAAAGCTAAGGACAAGAGCACCCCTCTTAAAGGGGGGCCACCGAAGAAGAAGAGACCGAACTTGGCCGCGGCTCAACCAACAGCCAGTACCAAAGCGGTCAAGACAGGCCTTAAGAGTCCACCGCGTAACGCGGCAGTCACCATCACTTGCGCAGATGGTGACTATGACTCTGTGATGAAAGAGGCAACACAAAAAATTACCCTCCAAGAGATGGGTATTAGTGGCGGCCTTAAGCCGCGCAGAGCACAAACCGGGGCACTCCTGATGGAGATCCCCGGCCAGGACGGGGCTGAGAAAGCCGACAAACTGGCGGCAAGTCTGACAGCTTTGTTCGCGGGTAGACCCGAGATAAGAATTGCCAGGCCGTGCAAGACGCGAGAGTTCCGTATTCTGGACCTCGCGGATTCGGCGACACCCGCCGAAATCGCGGAGTCCATCGCCAGGGTAGGGAAATGTCAATCCGGCCAGATTCAGGTCGGGGAATTGCGGAGAGGGCCACTCGGTCTCCGAACCGCTTGGATTCGATGCCCAATCGCAGCGGCAAATAATATCCTGAAGGAGGGACACATTGTCATTGGGTGGTTCAAGGCCCGTGTTCAGGCCTTGGAAACCAGGCCATTGCAATGTTACCGCTGCCTAGAGCCTGGACACGTTCGAACACAGTGCACGGCGGCGGAAGACCGCAGTTCAAAATGTTACAGGTGCGGCGAACCTGGACATTTGGCAAAGGGGTGCGCAAACAAACCGCGATGCCTGGTGTGCGCTGACCGTGGTCAACCCGCGAATCACCGGGTAGGCAGCAAAGCGTGCCCCTCTTCGAGGAAGAAATCCAGACCCGGAAGGGCGCTTAATCCCCCGAGGGCGAGATCTCAATGCGCTGCGGAGGATGGGGGTGAGATGGAGGTGGAGGCTCTCTCCGCACCGTCCACCAGTGTACCCACAATTGTGAGTACCGAAAAGACCAATATTGTGGTCCCGAGGAGAGTCCCCAAAAAACGGGCTGCTCAGGATGACACGGTGGGTCCCGCGAAGGGCCAGGACGACGAAGAAAATAGGCCCAAGGCCCAGAGGCGTAAAAAGGAGAAAGCCTCTATCGCTCCGTGTGAAAAGGCTCTGCCTCAGGAACAAACATCCAACGAGGTAGCTCAAGCCGTAACAAACTGGGACACGGCTGAGCCAATTGCTCCGATGGAGGCTGTGGAAATAGTGGCCCAACCTACCGTCGAGCAATCACGTGGAGAGGGAGTGGAGGCTCCGGAAGTAGCATCCACAAATGACCCATAAGGTCTTACAGGGCAATATAAACCACTGCAGGTCTTCGCAGGATGTTTTTCTGCATACGATGGCGGAGACCTGCAGTGGCCTGGGGATTATAGCCGAGCCGTACTGGGTGCCGCCCAATCACCCGTGCTGGGCGGTCAGCCGGTGCGGTAGAGCTGCGATAACGTGGCGAGTCACGGACGAGCCTGTCCCTTGCTCTCGTCTGGAGAGCGGGGACGGGTTCGTCGCTGCGAGATGGGGGCTGGTGGTCGTGGTGGGAGTTTACATCCCTCCAGCTCGATCACTGGATATCCCAGGTTTCGAGGCAATCTTGGACAACCTGAGGGATTGTCTCGTGAGATACCTGCCTCGCGAAGAGGTTCTGTTGGCCGGGGACTTCAATGCGAAAGCAACGCTTTGGGGTTCCCCGGCCACGGACAGGAGAAGAGCTATTCTCCTTGACTGGGCGGCGGGCCTGGGGATGGTGTGCGTAAACACCGGCGCGGTGCAGACCTGCGTGCGGCAGACGGGGGGGTCCATCGTGGACCTCACGTAGGCTTCCCCCCCTGTCGCGCGCCGTGTTCGGGATTGGAGGGTGGCCGTGGAGCTGGAGACACTGTCGGACCATCAGTGGATCCAGATGAGTCTCCCGGTCACCACTTCGGCGATCCGGGCTCGCCGCCGGGAGATAAATGAGAGATTCCCGAGGTGGGCACTCCGCAAGTTGGACGCGGATATGCTCAGGGCCTCGCTAAGGGTGTCTCTGTGGTCGGACGACCTCGTGGTCCAATCGGATATGGACATTGACGAGGCAGTCGCCTGGATAGGGGACGCGATGACTCGAGCGTGCGACGCGTCCAGGCCACACCCGAGGAAACACGCGTACTGGTGGACAGAGGAGATTGGCGAGCTTAGGCGCTCCTCTGTCCACGCCAGACGAGTCTGGCTGCGCGCGAGGCGCAGGAGAGATCCCCTGCGCCTTGAGGAGGCGGGAGAGGAGTACCGTTCCGCCAAACGAGCCCTCTCCCGAGCTATCCGGGCTGCCAAGGACCGTGCCTGGAAGGAACTTTTGGAGGAAACGCACCGGGAGCCTTGGGGGCGCCCGTACAAAATGGTTCTCAATAAGTTGAGAGCCTGGGCGCCCCCGGCGACAGAGGGCATGGACCTCGAGTTCCTCGAGAGGGTGGTGGACACCCTCTTCCCGGACGATCCCGGGGAGAGGGTGAACGGTGGtccgcccccccccctctcccgTGGGGGAATGGAGCGAGGAGCTCGAGATCACCATGGAGGAAATGAGGTCCGCAGCCAAAGGAAAGCTGCGGGCCGGGAAGGCTCCCGGTCCCGATGGGATTCACGGAAGGGCATGGGCTTTGGCTACGGGGGAGGCGGCGGAGCATTTGAGAAAAATCTTCAACAAATGTCTCAAGGAAGGCCGCTTCCCCCGAGCCTGGAAGACCGCGAGGTTGGTTCTCCTCCCGAAGGCTGGCAAACCGGCCGATGAGCCCTCCGGGTATAGACCAATCTGCTTGCTGGACGAGGCTGGAAAGCTGTTGGAGCGAATCATCGCCGGCAGACTCGTCCGGCACCTGTCCCGGACTGGTCCGGACCTATCGCCGGACCAGTACGGCTTCCGGGAGGGCAAGTCTACGGTTGACGCGATTCTGCGCATCCGTGCCCTCTCGGAGGCCGCAGTAAGGGACGGCAGGGCGGTGTTGGGCGTGTCTTTTGACATAGCCAACGCCTTCAACTCCCTGCCGTGGTGGGTCATCAGGGAGGCACTCCTTTATCACGGGGTGCCCGACTATCTGGTGGCCACACTGTACGATTATCTCCGGGACAGGAGATTGGTCTACACCGACAAGTTCGGTGTAGTGAGGGTGAGGCTGATCGTGCGAGGGGTTCCATAGGGATCCGTATTGGGTCCGCTCCTGTGGAACCTCGGCTACGACGCCGTCCTTCGCGCCGCCCTCCCTCCGAATTGTTGCTAGGAGGTTTCGCCGACGACACAACTCTGAGGGTCGGGGGCGACACATGGGAGGAGACCATCAGAGTCGCCAACGTCGCTGTGGCAAGGGTGGTGGCTGAAATCAAGAGACTAGGGCTGAGGGTGGCTCCCCAGAAAACTCAGGCGGTCTTTTTCTACGACCGCCGACTGGGGAAGCCGCCCAAAGCCCACATCAACGTGGAGGGAGTCCGAGTCCCCGTGGAGGCGAGCATGAAGGTGCTCGGCCTCCACCTGGATGGAACCTGGAGCTTCGGCGAGCATTTCGCTCGCTTGACTCCCAGGGCATTGAGCGTGTCAAACAACCTAGCGAGGCTGATGCCCAATCTGGGAGGGGCGAGCGGTCGGGCTCGCCGGCTCTACGCGACCGTCGTGCAGTCAGTCGTACTGTACGGTGCACCCGTGTGGGCTGACGAGGCGGAGAAGACCGCGCACATCAGGGCAAAACTCCGTAGAGTTCAACGCACGGTCGCCCAGCGCGTCTCGAGGTGTTACCGTACAGCAGTGCTGCGATTTCGAGCCCCGGCACGCACGCGAATTTCCCCCTCCACTACGCACACAAATGACGCTCGGTCTATCGGTGTGTCGGCAGCGCTCGGCCGTtccgagcgagagggagaatatCACTCCCTCCTTGTCGCTCTCACACAGCTCGCGCAATCGACGAATGTTTTTACGCTGGAAATGCTTTCTCGGTATctcggaaaaaaattgtagtaaaaaattatataaaagtatattttcgttaacaaatatatttatagaaatactatatttttatatattatttatttatacgtccaataacgtgatatatatgtatacatatacatatacgtgttCCAGAGGATATTAAACTAAATaagaaagttatatacatatgtattgtataatttataacttctttatttgtttcaatatCCTCAATTGTATAccattcaaataaattctagtaaggaataattttctcatataaaaattgtactacAGTTAAACGCATTGTAATAGAAGGAGCCCACTATTGAGAAATTTAAGgaagcattttaaagctcaCAATTTAATAAGTAGGATAGGTAGTTACCTCTATTAAGCTGGACCTCCCACCAGCGCAAATCAAGTTCGCACTAGGTCAAAAATTTAGTGCTATTTAGGTGCTAATTAAGTGCCCTAGTCCGAATTTTGGTGCTTGAACCGTTTAGCAGGAAATCGCGTAAAAAATGGGGGGGTCCAGCTTGCCATTAAGCTGGACCCCCCCATATCAGAAAATGGTCCTATAGAGAAGACAAGTATACTATAATTTAGTGCTAATTAAGTGCTAATTAAGTGCTctaaaataacgataaaatattgacagatgtataatatttatttaaatataccacTATATATTGAACACAGTACCGTCGCGGTCGACACAAACACCTAAAAAATTTGCTGCATATTCGTTACTAATgattatagtattaaaattatattattaattatagtattaatattaaaataattctcagacattgtactttaaaaGAATATCACGATTCGAATTTAGTGCTAGCTGCATATagtgttgaaattaattaattaatcaatagagcgcgcgcttcgcgattaattaattaatttcaacactATATGCAGCTAGCACTAAATTCGAATCGTGATATTCttttaaagtacaatgtctgaaaattattttaatattaatactataattaataatataattttaatactataatcATTAGTAACGAATATGCAGCAAATTTTTTAGGTGTTTGTGTCGACCGCGACGGTACTGTGTTCAATATATAgtggtatatttaaataaatattatac
This genomic interval carries:
- the LOC139814911 gene encoding uncharacterized protein, whose product is MAETCSGLGIIAEPYWVPPNHPCWAVSRCGRAAITWRVTDEPVPCSRLESGDGFVAARWGLVVVVGVYIPPARSLDIPGFEAILDNLRDCLVRYLPREEVLLAGDFNAKATLWGSPATDRRRAILLDWAAGLGMVCVNTGAVQTCVRQTGGSIVDLT